The region TCGCGTGGGATGGCGGACGCCTGCATCTTCCCTTGCTCGTCAGCCGCAACGGCGTGCTTTTCGGCCGGCCGGATGCGGGCGCCGGAATGAATTTTGATTTTCCAGCCCTCATTGCCCATGCGGCAAGGACCAGGCCTTTGGGTGCGGGCACCATCATTGGATCCGGCACCGTTTCCAACAGTGAGGCGGATGGAAGCCCGGCCCGCCCGGTCAGTGCTGGAGGCGACGGATATTCCTGCCTTGCCGAAGCGCGGATGGTCGAGGCCATGACGGGCGGTGCGCCCGCGACTGAATTTTTACGCTTCGGCGATACGGTCCGCATCGAGATAAAAAATGCCGGCGGCCACTCCGTCTTTGGCGCCATCGAACAGACGGTGGAAGCTTATGGAAGACCCGTTGCCTGAGCCGTGCCTTTTCGGCTATTGGCGATCGAGCGCCGCCTACCGGGTGCGTATCGCGCTCAATCTAAAGAGGATCACCACGCGGCAGATCCCGGTGCACCTGCAAGCAGCTGAGCAGAAGGGCGCGGATTATCGTATGCTCAATCCGGCGGGCCTCGTTCCGCTGTGGCGCGAGCCGGATGGGTTCACTCTCGCCCAGTCGCTTGCCATCATCGAATATCTGAATGAAAAATTTCCCGATCCGCCGCTTTTGCCGGAGGATGTGCGCCTGAAGGCGATCTGCCGCGAGATCGTCTATACGATCGCTTGCGACATTCATCCGGTCGGCAATCTCAGAGTGCTGGAAAAGCTCACCGCGGATTATGGCGCTGACGCCGGCGCCAGAGCCGCCTGGAACCAGCACTGGATCGCGGCAGGCTTCGCCGCCATCGAAGCGCGGCTTGCCAAGGCGGCCGGCCGGCATGCGATCGGAGACAGG is a window of Methylocapsa sp. D3K7 DNA encoding:
- the maiA gene encoding maleylacetoacetate isomerase, whose translation is MPEPCLFGYWRSSAAYRVRIALNLKRITTRQIPVHLQAAEQKGADYRMLNPAGLVPLWREPDGFTLAQSLAIIEYLNEKFPDPPLLPEDVRLKAICREIVYTIACDIHPVGNLRVLEKLTADYGADAGARAAWNQHWIAAGFAAIEARLAKAAGRHAIGDRISLADICLVPQVYNARRMGFDLTLYPCIVSADAAARNLPAFMAAAPEAQADAP